A portion of the Gasterosteus aculeatus chromosome 12, fGasAcu3.hap1.1, whole genome shotgun sequence genome contains these proteins:
- the LOC120809869 gene encoding uncharacterized protein LOC120809869 isoform X1, producing the protein MASTSVLLLQLLLVSQASASHFFGGTTTYYYKGKNPDGTFKVDLRYRDTFDGCYYSLYWSCSQGNCGYVQRSVRGEIESSTNAPLFNRQWCETETVSRTILQSNKPFQLTAASCCWIPKRTGNNAQWNLLTTVDLGIRSDTKEPNRSPAVAILPFLRVPQNCPRTYKLMSFDPDGDKVRCRYGNINTGECSLCDQPSGFHLDQDTCTLHYHSSLADSRVYGFELVVEDFPVGSINLTYSDGSQSSRAPLLVRRRRSVFPPTSAVYNSWYNYQTTARPITYPWWYNPPPTTARTTTPPTTPYPWWYHLTPTARPITYPWWYNPPPTTARTTTPPTTPYPWWYHLTPTARPITYPWWYNPPPTTARTTTPPTTTTYPWWHHHTTTAPTTTPPPTTTTPYPWWHHHTTTAPPTTPPSTTTPYPWWYHHTPTARPITYPWWYNPPPTTARTTTPPTTTPYPWWHHHTTTAPTTTPPPTTTTPYPWWHHHTTTAPPTTIPPYLTTRTHQHATTPPLSKLPLQFSFLVDPPVPSCAEGVYLPRFVEPTPENGAHIQAEVNREVEIRVKAVAAYSKIHDIIISGPVNITTQRNTDGDFVIRWTPIQDDLGDFFSICFAVESVAGSHGNTPHYYTTPSSQAGVYQTEMRCVVVEVKTKHVKSNVICTGTTMTIELEKASLPGHHADHLRLNDATNTACRLKSNNTHIFAVIPLNDCGTDIEEDDINLRFKNAITTFDNVADVITRKHLLEVDFYCQYPKRGNVTQVFTAHRPKVEVWDKGFGTFTYQFEFYPNNQYLTAIDPSTYPLVYVLGSRIFMQIEATSSINNTVLFVESCRATPYDNQNYQQTYSIIENGCNVDQTVEIHSTSHQRQFQFSMEAFKFIGSHDQVYISCTVLMCEAGSPNTRCSQGCVNSTMQSGWPAAHHHRKRELIAQGQRHFVSQGPLRLGRSAEDNKSPALQLNLNLVFIAGCLLAAVGMISAVALYKARGSRVRYQPLSTFES; encoded by the exons GTGGACCTTCGCTACAGGGACACCTTTGATGGGTGCTATTACTCTCTCTACTGGAGTTGTTCCCAAGGCAATTGTGGTTATGTCCAAAGAAGTGTGAGGGGTGAGATTGAAAGCAGCACCAATGCACCACTATTCAACAGGCAATGGTGTGAAACTGAAACCGTCAGCAGGACAATCCTCCAGAGTAACAAACCTTTTCAACTCAC GGCTGCCAGCTGCTGTTGGATCCCAAAGCGTACCGGGAATAATGCTCAATGGAATCTACTGACTACGGTGGATTTGGGGATCAGATCTGACACTAAAGAACCAAACAGATCACCAGCCGTTGCTATCCTCCCTTTCCTACG AGTTCCCCAGAACTGTCCCCGCACATACAAGCTGATGTCCTTCGATCCTGATGGAGACAAAGTTCGATGCAGATATGGAAATATCAACACTGGAGAGTGTTCCCTGTGTGACCAACCTTCAGGCTTTCACTTAGATCAG GACACCTGCACATTACATTACCACTCGTCTCTGGCTGACTCCAGAGTTTATGGATTTGAGTTGGTGGTGGAGGACTTTCCGGTAGGCTCCATCAATCTGACCTACTCCGATGGATCCCAATCCTCCAGGGCCCCACTGCTTGTGAGGCGTAGGAGATCGGTTTTCCCACCAACATCTGCAGTATACAATTCGTGGTATAATTATCAAACCACCGCACGACCAATAACATACCCATGGTGGTATAATCCTCCACCCACTACAGCAAGAACAACCACCCCACCAACAACACCATACCCCTGGTGGTATCATCTTACACCCACTGCACGACCAATAACATACCCATGGTGGTATAATCCTCCACCCACTACAGCAAGAACAACCACCCCACCAACAACACCATACCCCTGGTGGTATCATCTTACACCCACTGCACGACCAATAACATACCCATGGTGGTATAATCCTCCACCCACTACAGCAAGAACAACCaccccaccaacaacaacaacatacccCTGGTGGCATCATCATACAAccacagcaccaacaacaacccccccaccaacaacaacaacaccctACCCCTGGTGGCATCATCATACAACCACTGCAcccccaacaacccccccatcaacaacaacaccatACCCCTGGTGGTATCATCATACACCCACTGCACGACCAATAACATACCCATGGTGGTATAATCCTCCACCCACTACAGCAAGAACAACCaccccaccaacaacaacacccTACCCCTGGTGGCATCATCATACAAccacagcaccaacaacaacccccccaccaacaacaacaacaccctACCCCTGGTGGCATCATCATACAACCACCGCACCCCCAACAACCATTCCACCCTACCTTACCACCAGGACGCACCAGCATGCCACCACTCCTCCACTCAGTAAACTACCTTTGCAATTCTCCTTCCTTG TGGACCCACCTGTTCCCTCATGTGCCGAGGGAGTCTACCTGCCGAGGTTTGTGGAGCCAACACCTGAAAATGGAGCCCACATCCAGGCAGAGGTCAACAGAGAAGTGGAGATCAGAGTGAAAGCAGTAGCGGCGTATTCAAA AATACATGATATAATCATAAGTGGCCCAGTGAACATCACCACGCAAAGGAACACAGATGGAGACTTTGTCATTAGGTGGACGCCGATCCAAGATGACCTGGGGGATTTCTTCTCCATCTGCTTTGCTGTTGAATCAGTGGCCGG GTCCCATGGTAACACACCGCATTACTACACCACCCCGTCCTCACA GGCGGGAGTCTATCAGACCGAGATGAGGTGTGTTGTGGTGGAGGTCAAGACGAAGCACG TTAAAAGCAATGTGATCTGCACCGGGACCACAATGACAATAGAGCTTGAGAAAGCTTCTCTCCCCGGACACCATGCGGACCATCTGAGGCTCAACGACGCCACCAACACCGCCTGCCGCCTGAAGTCCAACAACACCCACATCTTTGCCGTCATCCCCCTCAACGATTGTGGGACCGACATCGAG GAAGACGACATTAACCTCAGGTTCAAGAACGCAATCACCACGTTTGACAACGTGGCCGACGTGATCACCAGGAAGCACCTGCTGGAGGTGGACTTCTACTGCCAGTACCCCAAACGTGGGAATGTGACGCAGGTCTTCACGGCACACAGGCCCAAGGTCGAAGTTTGGGACAAGGGCTTTGGCACGTTCACCTACCAGTTTGAGTTCTATCCCAACAACCAATACCTCACCGCCATCGATCCCAGCACATACCCGCTGGTGTATGTTCTTGGGAGCAGGATCTTCATGCAGATCGAGGCCACCTCCTCCATCAATAACACCGTGCTGTTCGTGGAGTCCTGCAGAGCTACGCCATATGACAACCAGAACTACCAGCAAACCTACTCCATCATCGAGAACGG GTGTAACGTGGATCAGACTGTTGAAATACACTCCACCTCCCACCAGAGACAATTCCAGTTCAGCATGGAGGCCTTCAAGTTCATCGGCTCGCACGATCAG GTGTACATCAGCTGCACGGTCCTGATGTGTGAAGCAGGAAGCCCCAACACCAGGTGCTCTCAGGGATGCGTCAACTCCACAATGCAGAGCGGTTGGCCTGCGGCTCACCACCACAGGAAGAGAGAGCTCATCGCTCAAGGTCAAAGGCACTTTGTTTCCCAGGGTCCCTTGCGCCTGGGGAGATCAGCGGAGGACAACAAAAGCCCAG CGCTCCAGCTGAATCTGAACCTGGTCTTCATCGCCGGATGTCTCCTTGCAGCCGTTGGCATGATCAGTGCAGTGGCCTTGTACAAGGCCAGAGGGTCAAGGGTCAGATACCAACCTTTGTCCACGTTTGAAAGTTAA
- the LOC120809869 gene encoding uncharacterized protein LOC120809869 isoform X2 — protein sequence MASTSVLLLQLLLVSQASASHFFGGTTTYYYKGKNPDGTFKVDLRYRDTFDGCYYSLYWSCSQGNCGYVQRSVRGEIESSTNAPLFNRQWCETETVSRTILQSNKPFQLTAASCCWIPKRTGNNAQWNLLTTVDLGIRSDTKEPNRSPAVAILPFLRVPQNCPRTYKLMSFDPDGDKVRCRYGNINTGECSLCDQPSGFHLDQDTCTLHYHSSLADSRVYGFELVVEDFPVGSINLTYSDGSQSSRAPLLVRRRRSVFPPTSAVYNSWYNYQTTARPITYPWWYNPPPTTARTTTPPTTPYPWWYHLTPTARPITYPWWYNPPPTTARTTTPPTTPYPWWYHLTPTARPITYPWWYNPPPTTARTTTPPTTTTYPWWHHHTTTAPTTTPPPTTTTPYPWWHHHTTTAPPTTPPSTTTPYPWWYHHTPTARPITYPWWYNPPPTTARTTTPPTTTPYPWWHHHTTTAPTTTPPPTTTTPYPWWHHHTTTAPPTTIPPYLTTRTHQHATTPPLSKLPLQFSFLVDPPVPSCAEGVYLPRFVEPTPENGAHIQAEVNREVEIRVKAVAAYSKIHDIIISGPVNITTQRNTDGDFVIRWTPIQDDLGDFFSICFAVESVAGAGVYQTEMRCVVVEVKTKHVKSNVICTGTTMTIELEKASLPGHHADHLRLNDATNTACRLKSNNTHIFAVIPLNDCGTDIEEDDINLRFKNAITTFDNVADVITRKHLLEVDFYCQYPKRGNVTQVFTAHRPKVEVWDKGFGTFTYQFEFYPNNQYLTAIDPSTYPLVYVLGSRIFMQIEATSSINNTVLFVESCRATPYDNQNYQQTYSIIENGCNVDQTVEIHSTSHQRQFQFSMEAFKFIGSHDQVYISCTVLMCEAGSPNTRCSQGCVNSTMQSGWPAAHHHRKRELIAQGQRHFVSQGPLRLGRSAEDNKSPALQLNLNLVFIAGCLLAAVGMISAVALYKARGSRVRYQPLSTFES from the exons GTGGACCTTCGCTACAGGGACACCTTTGATGGGTGCTATTACTCTCTCTACTGGAGTTGTTCCCAAGGCAATTGTGGTTATGTCCAAAGAAGTGTGAGGGGTGAGATTGAAAGCAGCACCAATGCACCACTATTCAACAGGCAATGGTGTGAAACTGAAACCGTCAGCAGGACAATCCTCCAGAGTAACAAACCTTTTCAACTCAC GGCTGCCAGCTGCTGTTGGATCCCAAAGCGTACCGGGAATAATGCTCAATGGAATCTACTGACTACGGTGGATTTGGGGATCAGATCTGACACTAAAGAACCAAACAGATCACCAGCCGTTGCTATCCTCCCTTTCCTACG AGTTCCCCAGAACTGTCCCCGCACATACAAGCTGATGTCCTTCGATCCTGATGGAGACAAAGTTCGATGCAGATATGGAAATATCAACACTGGAGAGTGTTCCCTGTGTGACCAACCTTCAGGCTTTCACTTAGATCAG GACACCTGCACATTACATTACCACTCGTCTCTGGCTGACTCCAGAGTTTATGGATTTGAGTTGGTGGTGGAGGACTTTCCGGTAGGCTCCATCAATCTGACCTACTCCGATGGATCCCAATCCTCCAGGGCCCCACTGCTTGTGAGGCGTAGGAGATCGGTTTTCCCACCAACATCTGCAGTATACAATTCGTGGTATAATTATCAAACCACCGCACGACCAATAACATACCCATGGTGGTATAATCCTCCACCCACTACAGCAAGAACAACCACCCCACCAACAACACCATACCCCTGGTGGTATCATCTTACACCCACTGCACGACCAATAACATACCCATGGTGGTATAATCCTCCACCCACTACAGCAAGAACAACCACCCCACCAACAACACCATACCCCTGGTGGTATCATCTTACACCCACTGCACGACCAATAACATACCCATGGTGGTATAATCCTCCACCCACTACAGCAAGAACAACCaccccaccaacaacaacaacatacccCTGGTGGCATCATCATACAAccacagcaccaacaacaacccccccaccaacaacaacaacaccctACCCCTGGTGGCATCATCATACAACCACTGCAcccccaacaacccccccatcaacaacaacaccatACCCCTGGTGGTATCATCATACACCCACTGCACGACCAATAACATACCCATGGTGGTATAATCCTCCACCCACTACAGCAAGAACAACCaccccaccaacaacaacacccTACCCCTGGTGGCATCATCATACAAccacagcaccaacaacaacccccccaccaacaacaacaacaccctACCCCTGGTGGCATCATCATACAACCACCGCACCCCCAACAACCATTCCACCCTACCTTACCACCAGGACGCACCAGCATGCCACCACTCCTCCACTCAGTAAACTACCTTTGCAATTCTCCTTCCTTG TGGACCCACCTGTTCCCTCATGTGCCGAGGGAGTCTACCTGCCGAGGTTTGTGGAGCCAACACCTGAAAATGGAGCCCACATCCAGGCAGAGGTCAACAGAGAAGTGGAGATCAGAGTGAAAGCAGTAGCGGCGTATTCAAA AATACATGATATAATCATAAGTGGCCCAGTGAACATCACCACGCAAAGGAACACAGATGGAGACTTTGTCATTAGGTGGACGCCGATCCAAGATGACCTGGGGGATTTCTTCTCCATCTGCTTTGCTGTTGAATCAGTGGCCGG GGCGGGAGTCTATCAGACCGAGATGAGGTGTGTTGTGGTGGAGGTCAAGACGAAGCACG TTAAAAGCAATGTGATCTGCACCGGGACCACAATGACAATAGAGCTTGAGAAAGCTTCTCTCCCCGGACACCATGCGGACCATCTGAGGCTCAACGACGCCACCAACACCGCCTGCCGCCTGAAGTCCAACAACACCCACATCTTTGCCGTCATCCCCCTCAACGATTGTGGGACCGACATCGAG GAAGACGACATTAACCTCAGGTTCAAGAACGCAATCACCACGTTTGACAACGTGGCCGACGTGATCACCAGGAAGCACCTGCTGGAGGTGGACTTCTACTGCCAGTACCCCAAACGTGGGAATGTGACGCAGGTCTTCACGGCACACAGGCCCAAGGTCGAAGTTTGGGACAAGGGCTTTGGCACGTTCACCTACCAGTTTGAGTTCTATCCCAACAACCAATACCTCACCGCCATCGATCCCAGCACATACCCGCTGGTGTATGTTCTTGGGAGCAGGATCTTCATGCAGATCGAGGCCACCTCCTCCATCAATAACACCGTGCTGTTCGTGGAGTCCTGCAGAGCTACGCCATATGACAACCAGAACTACCAGCAAACCTACTCCATCATCGAGAACGG GTGTAACGTGGATCAGACTGTTGAAATACACTCCACCTCCCACCAGAGACAATTCCAGTTCAGCATGGAGGCCTTCAAGTTCATCGGCTCGCACGATCAG GTGTACATCAGCTGCACGGTCCTGATGTGTGAAGCAGGAAGCCCCAACACCAGGTGCTCTCAGGGATGCGTCAACTCCACAATGCAGAGCGGTTGGCCTGCGGCTCACCACCACAGGAAGAGAGAGCTCATCGCTCAAGGTCAAAGGCACTTTGTTTCCCAGGGTCCCTTGCGCCTGGGGAGATCAGCGGAGGACAACAAAAGCCCAG CGCTCCAGCTGAATCTGAACCTGGTCTTCATCGCCGGATGTCTCCTTGCAGCCGTTGGCATGATCAGTGCAGTGGCCTTGTACAAGGCCAGAGGGTCAAGGGTCAGATACCAACCTTTGTCCACGTTTGAAAGTTAA